Proteins encoded by one window of Lutibacter sp. A64:
- a CDS encoding glycoside hydrolase family 88/105 protein — translation MKKSIFTLLVVFTLFSCSSSQNVLAQVSLDKSEIEASMIKALEWQEAHPIFAISPTDWTAGAYYIGVARAHKATKDMIYMAALKNQGYWNNWQTYKRLHHADDVAISYSYLYIDMTGGRKNFVDLEPTKKFLDAHLYEDDVWKQGTRKNEMGQTILWWWCDALFMAPPVLNLYAKQTNQPKYLDEMHKFYMQTYNQLYDKEERLFARDMRFVWKGTDKDKKEPNGEKIFWSRGNGWVLGGLALILDDMPKDYEHRAFYVDLYKEMSARILELQPESGLWHTSLLCPETYEHGEVSGSGFYTFALAWGINNGLLDKATYLPAVKKAWKALAECQHEDGRVGWVQNIGASPEPASANSWQNFGTGAYLMAGSEVLKLK, via the coding sequence ATGAAAAAATCAATATTTACACTTTTAGTCGTTTTTACACTATTTAGCTGTTCCAGTTCTCAAAATGTATTAGCTCAGGTATCTTTAGATAAATCTGAAATTGAAGCATCTATGATTAAGGCTTTAGAATGGCAAGAGGCACATCCAATTTTTGCTATATCACCAACAGATTGGACAGCAGGTGCTTATTATATAGGAGTAGCAAGAGCTCATAAGGCGACGAAAGATATGATATACATGGCAGCCTTAAAAAACCAAGGTTATTGGAACAATTGGCAAACCTATAAGCGATTACATCATGCAGATGATGTAGCTATTTCATATAGTTATTTATATATCGATATGACTGGCGGAAGAAAGAATTTTGTGGACTTAGAACCTACTAAAAAGTTCTTGGATGCACATTTATATGAAGATGATGTATGGAAACAGGGAACCAGAAAAAATGAAATGGGCCAAACTATTTTATGGTGGTGGTGTGATGCTTTATTTATGGCGCCTCCAGTTCTTAACTTATACGCAAAGCAAACAAATCAGCCTAAATATTTAGATGAAATGCATAAGTTTTATATGCAAACTTACAATCAATTGTATGATAAAGAAGAGCGTTTGTTTGCACGTGATATGCGTTTTGTTTGGAAAGGTACAGACAAAGATAAAAAAGAGCCTAATGGGGAAAAAATATTTTGGTCTAGAGGAAATGGATGGGTGCTTGGTGGTTTAGCATTAATCTTAGACGATATGCCTAAAGATTATGAACACAGAGCTTTTTATGTAGATCTTTACAAAGAAATGTCTGCTAGAATATTAGAATTACAACCTGAAAGCGGTTTATGGCATACAAGTTTATTATGTCCAGAAACATATGAACACGGTGAAGTGAGTGGAAGTGGATTTTACACATTTGCACTTGCGTGGGGTATAAACAACGGATTGTTAGATAAAGCTACCTATTTACCTGCAGTGAAAAAAGCTTGGAAAGCTTTAGCTGAATGCCAACATGAAGACGGAAGAGTTGGTTGGGTTCAAAATATTGGTGCATCTCCTGAGCCTGCTTCAGCAAATAGCTGGCAAAACTTTGGAACCGGAGCATACTTAATGGCAGGTAGTGAAGTTTTAAAATTAAAATAA
- a CDS encoding family 43 glycosylhydrolase, which translates to MIKADFLNIIFFLFVGVFCSAQNPIVPNKGLNDPHIHIFNDTAYVYASHDRSAEDKAFIMEDWWIWSSPDLVNWTKRSVLNPKDTYIGEGFQGCWATDVGEKDGKYYWYFSEKNQQSGVVMGDSPVGPWTDPLGKPLLASDLTPTDEYDMSIFEDNGEHYIIFGVWDYYIAKLNDDMISLAEKPKKLIINNPRGPYNSDGKNLEKPTDDKPFVHKYNGNYYLSWGCFYAMSENLYGPYDYKDTVIKKESFAEGYDASTWPNGFLQGRHGSFFQWHNQWYYAYCDMSQTGNRYFRDAFISYIHYKENGEIATIRVDGVGVGNYNANQPKIEAEDYFKADGFVKKEVYGGFVVETSLNKSYLNYPNINGINKYTKIKLKVLTPKGGLFSFKIRIKSIQGKIIGNKKIKFKPKNSIEDVLIDLSGLKQKENIYISIEQQEQNNLQIESFSFVK; encoded by the coding sequence ATGATAAAAGCTGATTTTTTAAATATTATATTTTTTTTATTTGTAGGTGTATTTTGTAGCGCTCAAAACCCAATTGTACCAAATAAGGGATTGAATGACCCTCATATTCATATTTTTAATGATACGGCTTATGTGTATGCATCTCATGATAGATCTGCTGAAGATAAAGCATTTATTATGGAAGATTGGTGGATTTGGTCTTCACCAGATTTGGTAAACTGGACTAAGCGTAGTGTTTTAAACCCAAAAGATACCTATATAGGAGAAGGTTTTCAAGGGTGTTGGGCAACGGATGTTGGGGAAAAGGATGGCAAATACTATTGGTATTTTTCAGAAAAAAATCAACAATCAGGAGTTGTAATGGGAGATTCTCCTGTAGGACCTTGGACAGATCCTTTAGGAAAACCATTGTTGGCTTCTGATTTAACACCAACTGATGAGTATGACATGTCTATTTTTGAAGATAATGGAGAACACTACATAATTTTTGGAGTATGGGATTACTATATTGCAAAGTTGAATGATGATATGATTAGTCTTGCTGAAAAACCAAAAAAGTTAATTATAAACAATCCAAGAGGACCTTATAATTCTGACGGTAAGAATTTAGAAAAACCAACTGATGACAAACCATTTGTACACAAATACAACGGTAACTATTATTTGTCTTGGGGGTGTTTTTACGCCATGTCTGAAAATTTATACGGACCTTACGATTATAAAGATACCGTAATAAAAAAAGAAAGTTTTGCTGAAGGATACGATGCGTCGACTTGGCCTAACGGATTTTTACAAGGGCGTCACGGCTCTTTTTTTCAATGGCATAACCAATGGTATTATGCCTATTGTGATATGAGTCAAACCGGTAATCGTTATTTTAGAGATGCTTTTATTAGTTACATACATTATAAAGAAAATGGAGAAATAGCAACTATTAGAGTCGATGGTGTAGGAGTTGGAAATTACAACGCAAATCAGCCTAAAATTGAGGCCGAAGATTATTTTAAAGCAGATGGATTTGTGAAAAAAGAAGTTTACGGAGGATTTGTTGTAGAAACCTCTTTAAACAAAAGTTATTTAAATTACCCAAACATAAATGGTATTAATAAATACACCAAAATTAAATTAAAAGTTTTAACACCAAAAGGAGGATTGTTTTCTTTTAAAATTCGTATTAAAAGTATACAGGGTAAAATAATTGGGAATAAAAAAATAAAATTTAAACCCAAAAATAGTATTGAAGATGTTCTTATTGATTTAAGTGGATTAAAACAGAAAGAAAACATATATATATCAATAGAACAACAAGAGCAGAATAACTTACAAATAGAATCATTTTCATTTGTAAAATAA
- a CDS encoding Gfo/Idh/MocA family protein, which yields MSKNSINWGIIGCGDVAEVKSGPAFQNVENSFLNAVMRRNEEKLKDFAKRHHVEKWTTDALELINDKSTNAIYIATPPSSHLPYAQQVIEAEKNIYLEKPMVLNSNEAKILSNAVVNGKSKVTIAHYRRFLPVFIKVKELLEADVIGTVLNAEITICQSKNANLIAKTDENWRLNSEISGGGYFHDIAPHQIDLMCYYFGEVETIKGVDVEKNKSIVDVVKGSVLFKNGVQFKGRWDFNAFEDRDNCTIYGEKGDISFSFYGEKIIVTVEGKQKEYLFENPKHVQQPMIEQTVGYFLGNNANPCSVQEAVVVTKIMDVFCGVKKTINKLER from the coding sequence ATGAGTAAGAATAGCATTAATTGGGGTATTATCGGCTGTGGCGATGTTGCAGAAGTTAAAAGTGGACCAGCATTTCAAAATGTTGAGAATTCCTTTCTAAATGCTGTAATGCGCAGAAATGAAGAGAAACTTAAAGATTTTGCGAAAAGACATCATGTAGAAAAATGGACAACAGATGCCTTAGAATTAATAAATGATAAAAGTACAAATGCTATTTATATTGCTACTCCACCATCTTCGCATTTGCCGTATGCACAGCAGGTTATTGAAGCAGAAAAAAACATCTATTTAGAAAAACCGATGGTGCTAAACAGTAATGAAGCCAAAATACTTTCAAATGCTGTTGTAAATGGAAAAAGTAAAGTAACTATAGCACATTATCGTAGATTTTTACCCGTGTTTATTAAGGTGAAAGAACTGTTAGAAGCAGATGTTATTGGGACTGTTTTAAATGCTGAAATTACAATTTGTCAATCAAAAAATGCAAACTTAATAGCTAAAACTGATGAAAATTGGAGATTAAATTCTGAAATTTCTGGTGGTGGATATTTTCATGATATAGCTCCTCATCAAATAGACTTAATGTGTTATTATTTTGGGGAAGTTGAAACAATTAAAGGAGTTGATGTAGAAAAAAATAAATCAATAGTAGATGTTGTAAAAGGCTCAGTTCTATTTAAAAATGGAGTTCAATTTAAAGGACGTTGGGATTTTAATGCTTTTGAAGATCGGGATAATTGCACTATTTATGGTGAAAAAGGAGATATTTCGTTTTCTTTTTACGGAGAAAAAATTATTGTAACAGTAGAAGGGAAACAAAAAGAATATCTGTTTGAAAACCCCAAACATGTGCAACAACCAATGATTGAACAAACCGTAGGCTACTTTTTGGGGAATAATGCAAATCCTTGTTCTGTTCAAGAAGCAGTAGTTGTTACTAAAATTATGGATGTTTTTTGTGGAGTAAAAAAAACGATAAACAAATTAGAAAGATAA
- a CDS encoding glycoside hydrolase family 2 protein, whose amino-acid sequence MIKYITTYLLLVLILVFSSCETTTKISYKGEELPTGNRTKYNFNPDWKFIKENPEAAEVVNYNDESWDTVSCPHTFNDVDTFDDLSLGHHNGEKNQWRGTVWYRKHFKLPAEDAGKKIFIEFESVRQIADVYINGKHIGQNQTGFIPFGFDLTSYIKFGEDNVIAVKVNNDRNSDDFRDNDPLVWNHEHWHPTHGGIYRNVYLHTMDPLHITLPLYDNLKTVGTYVYAENITAENADVFVTAEVKNEYDSEKTINFESQIIDNEGQVVGVSNNKKTIAAGEQITFSTTISLENPNRWYTRKPYMYKVLSILKEGDKIIDSYETPLGIRSFDFNKDTGFWNNGEYAKLHGWGQKPTNGWAGLGAALPNWLHEFTFKLMDEAGGNFIRWGHCAGSPSEIAMGDKYGFVTLMPGVSGESQDEGETWDIRIAAFRDMIVYYRNHPSIFIWEGGNWAETAAHYEEILDIINTYDPNGKRLMGNRRADVKMDSEAYVSIEVGTEGWEREYAHLPLIESEYCRDEAPRRIWDKFSPDDNFYNNPNLSKNTYKFGSEKYAVRQADHWWNKMGKKAYHSGGANWIFTDGTHGGRGQTEVTRASGEVDAVRLPKEAFYALKAMWRPEPQVHVIGHWNYAEGTTKDMFVISNCSEVKLYINDQLIGTNNTPKDGYVFKFSDVAWQEGAIKVEGYIEDKLRTSQTKTTAGKPAAIKLTSITGANGWRADGSDIALIDVEVVDAKGQRCPLEKGRVDFTISGQGTWRGGYNSGKVNSTNNLYLDLESGINRVAVRSQRTPGKVTVTASKDGFEIASIDITSQLVNIKNGLTTEFPQVFNNGEIAEEPMPAYTPAMEPYVPSEQYKSKLFTNFSYTGDSKAMLRTTLMWGKKAHTDLEYNYTHIPRYLVDAEYIRTPNSDKGYWARDLLQFIAGEAMVIYVGHDDAVKRPEFLLSDYVDTGDDFKIDDRTISLFKRTAKKGESIIMAGNSDGDVPEDCHMYVVMGKKL is encoded by the coding sequence ATGATCAAATACATTACTACCTATTTGTTATTGGTATTAATACTGGTGTTTTCAAGTTGTGAAACTACAACTAAAATTTCCTACAAAGGAGAAGAGTTACCAACAGGAAACAGAACCAAGTATAATTTCAATCCAGATTGGAAATTTATAAAAGAAAACCCTGAAGCAGCCGAGGTTGTTAACTACAATGATGAATCTTGGGATACAGTAAGTTGTCCACATACATTTAATGATGTTGATACTTTTGATGATTTAAGTCTTGGGCATCATAATGGAGAAAAAAATCAATGGAGAGGAACTGTTTGGTATCGTAAACATTTTAAATTACCAGCTGAAGATGCAGGTAAAAAAATATTTATCGAATTTGAATCTGTACGTCAAATAGCTGATGTTTATATCAATGGAAAACATATTGGGCAAAATCAAACAGGGTTTATTCCATTTGGTTTTGATTTAACTTCTTATATTAAATTTGGAGAAGACAATGTAATAGCTGTAAAAGTTAATAACGATCGTAATAGTGATGACTTTAGAGATAACGATCCTCTTGTTTGGAATCACGAACATTGGCATCCAACACATGGTGGAATTTATAGAAATGTATATTTGCATACGATGGATCCTTTACATATTACGTTGCCATTATATGATAATTTAAAAACAGTTGGAACGTATGTGTATGCTGAAAATATCACTGCCGAAAATGCGGATGTTTTTGTAACTGCTGAAGTTAAAAATGAATATGATTCAGAAAAAACAATAAATTTTGAATCTCAAATAATTGATAATGAAGGACAAGTAGTAGGTGTTTCAAATAACAAAAAAACAATTGCTGCAGGTGAACAAATTACTTTTTCTACAACAATAAGTTTGGAAAACCCAAACCGTTGGTACACGCGTAAGCCATATATGTACAAGGTATTATCAATATTAAAGGAAGGAGATAAAATAATTGATTCGTATGAAACACCACTAGGTATTCGTAGTTTCGATTTTAATAAAGATACCGGATTTTGGAATAATGGTGAATATGCTAAATTACATGGTTGGGGACAAAAACCAACCAATGGTTGGGCTGGTCTTGGAGCTGCTTTGCCAAATTGGTTACACGAATTTACATTTAAATTAATGGATGAAGCAGGTGGGAATTTTATTCGCTGGGGACATTGTGCTGGTTCTCCTTCAGAAATTGCTATGGGAGATAAATACGGATTTGTAACCTTAATGCCTGGTGTAAGCGGTGAATCGCAAGATGAAGGTGAAACTTGGGATATTCGTATCGCAGCTTTCCGTGATATGATTGTTTATTATAGAAATCATCCATCTATCTTTATATGGGAAGGAGGAAACTGGGCCGAAACAGCCGCTCATTATGAAGAAATTCTAGATATTATTAATACCTATGATCCTAATGGAAAAAGATTGATGGGTAATAGAAGAGCTGACGTAAAAATGGATTCTGAAGCGTATGTTTCAATTGAAGTTGGTACTGAAGGTTGGGAGCGTGAATATGCGCATTTACCACTAATTGAAAGTGAGTACTGTAGAGATGAAGCACCGCGTCGTATTTGGGACAAGTTTTCTCCTGATGATAATTTTTATAACAATCCAAACCTTAGTAAAAATACGTATAAGTTTGGTTCTGAAAAGTATGCTGTAAGACAAGCAGATCATTGGTGGAATAAAATGGGAAAAAAAGCATACCATAGTGGAGGTGCTAATTGGATTTTTACTGACGGAACTCACGGAGGACGTGGACAAACAGAAGTAACTAGAGCTAGTGGAGAAGTAGATGCAGTTCGACTTCCAAAGGAAGCTTTCTATGCATTAAAAGCAATGTGGAGACCAGAGCCTCAAGTTCATGTAATTGGACATTGGAATTATGCTGAAGGAACAACAAAAGACATGTTTGTGATTTCGAACTGCTCCGAAGTTAAATTATATATAAATGACCAGTTAATAGGAACAAACAATACTCCTAAAGATGGATATGTATTCAAATTCTCTGATGTAGCATGGCAGGAAGGAGCTATAAAAGTAGAAGGATATATTGAAGATAAACTGCGTACTTCTCAAACTAAAACAACAGCAGGTAAACCAGCAGCTATAAAATTGACTTCAATTACAGGAGCAAATGGATGGCGTGCTGATGGATCAGATATCGCATTAATTGATGTTGAAGTTGTAGATGCAAAAGGACAAAGATGTCCGTTAGAAAAAGGGCGTGTTGATTTTACAATTTCAGGTCAAGGAACTTGGAGAGGTGGTTATAATAGCGGAAAAGTAAACAGCACCAATAATTTGTATTTAGACCTAGAAAGTGGTATTAATAGAGTAGCAGTGCGTTCACAACGAACACCAGGTAAAGTTACTGTTACTGCTTCAAAAGATGGTTTTGAAATAGCGAGTATTGATATTACATCACAATTAGTTAATATTAAAAATGGGTTAACAACAGAATTTCCACAGGTGTTTAATAATGGTGAAATAGCAGAAGAACCAATGCCTGCGTATACTCCAGCAATGGAGCCATATGTGCCTAGTGAACAATATAAGAGTAAGCTATTTACTAATTTTAGTTATACCGGAGATTCAAAAGCAATGTTAAGAACCACCTTAATGTGGGGTAAAAAAGCACACACAGATTTAGAATATAATTATACTCATATTCCAAGGTATTTGGTAGATGCAGAGTATATTAGAACTCCAAATTCAGATAAAGGATATTGGGCGCGTGATTTACTGCAATTTATTGCAGGTGAAGCTATGGTGATTTATGTAGGGCATGATGATGCTGTAAAAAGGCCAGAATTTTTATTAAGCGACTATGTGGACACAGGAGATGATTTTAAAATTGATGATCGTACAATTTCTTTATTTAAAAGAACAGCTAAAAAAGGTGAAAGTATTATTATGGCTGGTAATAGTGACGGAGATGTTCCAGAAGATTGTCATATGTATGTAGTAATGGGGAAAAAACTTTAG
- a CDS encoding glycoside hydrolase family 3 N-terminal domain-containing protein, translating to MKKVLLITLLAFSILFQSCTENSSKNNDYKDASLSIDERVEALLPLMSLEEKVAQMRIFHANIGVKPDENGKLQLSDKVVEKLKIGIAGIKNPGEYIDAVAAAKLNNELQKFIIENNRWGIPALFVTESYNGVDAEGCTKFGRPMTSAASFNPELVRRQWDVVGREARLRGMHMCHSPEADLVRDPRFGRMSEAFGEDTYLTTQMVKNAIIGVQGDYEGLGNGTHIGAVAKHFAGYGQVLGGSNFAAIEISERTLIDEIYPPFEAAVKEAKTLGIMASHGDLNGVASHGNPELLTGVLRDDWGFEGYVVSDSNDIARLYYFMKVAESPEAAAQMGLEAGIDIDLYAEDSYAYLPEMVKKNPELEKLIDRSVRRVLRTKFILGLFDNPYIDIEAVKKGNRAASSLELAKESDLESVILLKNENEALPLNKNKSLKVALLGPLVKENTKEMFESVTGNNIQYIAERGFALTNEKGGAPKLLDRDPKAIAKLVNTAKKADVVVLFLGGDKFTSKEAYFSNSTLGDRATIDPVGPQDELVEKITALGKKVIVVLKHRRTLSINTIAEKADAILDTWDLSEFGDESTARIIFGEVSPSGKSPVTIPRSIGQIPFHYSMKEINYKKEYLFLEKGPLYPFGHGLSYASFEYSDVKLSSNEITPNSEIEVSVSVKNTGKVTAKEVVQMYIKDEIGSVTRPDKELKAFDKIELNPGESKTVTFKITPKMLEFTGLKMEKVLEAGDYKVMIGTSSETYKEAKFKLKN from the coding sequence ATGAAGAAAGTACTTTTAATAACCTTATTAGCATTTAGTATTCTTTTTCAGTCCTGCACTGAAAATTCATCAAAAAATAATGATTATAAAGATGCGTCTTTGTCAATAGATGAGCGTGTTGAAGCTTTATTACCTTTAATGTCATTAGAAGAAAAAGTGGCACAAATGCGAATTTTTCACGCAAATATTGGTGTTAAACCAGATGAAAATGGCAAATTACAATTATCAGACAAAGTTGTTGAAAAATTAAAAATTGGAATAGCGGGAATTAAAAATCCTGGAGAATATATTGATGCTGTAGCAGCAGCAAAGTTAAATAATGAACTTCAAAAATTTATTATTGAAAATAACAGATGGGGTATTCCAGCTTTATTTGTAACAGAATCATACAATGGTGTTGATGCTGAAGGATGTACCAAGTTTGGTCGCCCAATGACTTCAGCAGCATCATTTAACCCTGAATTGGTTAGAAGACAATGGGATGTTGTAGGTAGAGAAGCAAGATTACGAGGTATGCACATGTGTCATTCACCTGAAGCTGATTTGGTTAGAGACCCACGTTTTGGACGTATGAGTGAAGCTTTTGGAGAAGACACTTATTTAACAACACAAATGGTTAAAAATGCAATAATAGGAGTACAAGGAGACTATGAAGGATTAGGAAATGGAACTCATATTGGAGCAGTTGCAAAACATTTTGCAGGTTACGGTCAAGTATTAGGTGGTTCTAACTTTGCCGCTATAGAAATTTCAGAAAGAACTTTAATTGATGAAATTTACCCACCATTTGAAGCAGCTGTAAAAGAGGCTAAAACATTAGGAATTATGGCATCACATGGAGATTTGAACGGTGTTGCAAGTCATGGAAATCCAGAGCTACTTACAGGAGTACTTCGTGACGATTGGGGATTTGAAGGTTATGTGGTTTCAGATTCAAATGACATTGCCCGCTTGTATTATTTTATGAAAGTTGCTGAATCTCCTGAAGCTGCTGCACAAATGGGCTTAGAAGCAGGAATTGATATTGATTTATATGCCGAAGATTCGTATGCTTACTTACCAGAAATGGTAAAGAAAAATCCAGAATTAGAAAAATTAATCGATAGATCTGTTAGACGCGTATTACGCACAAAATTTATTTTAGGATTATTTGATAATCCTTATATTGATATTGAGGCAGTGAAGAAAGGAAATAGAGCCGCATCTTCTCTAGAATTAGCAAAAGAGTCTGATTTAGAGTCTGTGATTTTATTGAAAAATGAAAATGAAGCCTTGCCTTTAAATAAAAACAAATCACTTAAAGTAGCACTTTTAGGACCGTTGGTAAAAGAAAATACCAAAGAAATGTTTGAATCTGTTACGGGTAATAATATCCAATATATTGCAGAGAGAGGTTTTGCTTTAACCAATGAAAAGGGAGGGGCTCCAAAATTATTAGATAGAGACCCAAAGGCAATTGCAAAATTAGTGAATACTGCCAAAAAAGCTGATGTGGTTGTATTGTTTTTAGGAGGAGATAAATTTACTTCAAAAGAAGCGTATTTTAGTAATAGTACTTTAGGAGACAGAGCAACAATTGACCCAGTTGGACCACAAGATGAATTGGTTGAAAAAATTACAGCTTTAGGTAAAAAGGTAATTGTTGTTTTAAAACATAGAAGAACATTATCAATTAACACAATTGCCGAAAAAGCTGATGCTATTTTAGATACTTGGGACTTAAGTGAGTTTGGAGATGAATCTACTGCAAGAATTATATTTGGAGAGGTATCACCATCAGGAAAATCTCCTGTTACAATACCAAGATCAATAGGGCAAATTCCGTTTCACTATAGTATGAAAGAAATAAATTATAAGAAGGAATATTTGTTTTTAGAAAAAGGACCTTTGTATCCGTTCGGTCACGGGTTAAGTTATGCCTCTTTTGAGTATTCTGATGTAAAATTATCTAGTAACGAAATTACTCCTAATAGCGAAATTGAAGTAAGCGTTTCAGTAAAAAATACAGGAAAAGTAACAGCAAAAGAAGTTGTTCAAATGTATATTAAAGATGAAATAGGATCTGTTACACGACCAGATAAAGAATTAAAAGCATTTGACAAAATTGAATTAAATCCAGGTGAATCTAAAACAGTAACATTTAAAATTACACCAAAAATGTTAGAATTTACGGGACTAAAAATGGAAAAAGTTTTAGAAGCAGGTGATTACAAGGTAATGATAGGAACTTCTTCGGAAACCTATAAAGAAGCAAAGTTTAAATTAAAAAATTAA
- a CDS encoding sulfatase family protein, with protein MRIKNFLLVITFFSVAFCPVKSQEKPNVLWITCEDISPYLGCYGFEQAQTPNLDKLAEQGICYTHAFANAPVCGVARTTLLNGMYAPTTGTHNFRTNTQLPESVPAYPKILKEAGYYCTNNYKKDYNSSYQTDKSLWNESSKKAHYKNRKEGEPFFSVFNITTTHESQLAVDKIKDYVANGDIPKTPRINPLDVKLPPYHPDVPEIREDWARFHDLITLMDKKVGQFLQELKDNNLEDNTIVFFYSDHGGMLSRSKRYLYNVGTQVPFIVYVPEKWRHLIAYEPGSTEDGFVSFVDFPKTLLSLVNCKVPAKMQGKVFLGKDKEAKPEYVHFYRDRMSERYDFNRAVTDGEYYFIQNFVPHRPRGRSTRYGYKVQQNWRANERSFETGNSNAVQSQFYQPKQTVELFNTKIDPWHITNIAEEKESAKNLAELSQELDRWMIEIRDIGLIPEPMFHDLVGEGKKYATIYEYAQSNDYEIERILPIAKFAAQGKIEHKKDFLTFIKDSNPIVRYWGAYGLFRIAQVDKAIQKELILLIESDIIPVNRLIAAQALAMSGAKQKAFNYLYKETKNARDGYVFLFGLNALQYSHTDEYLKKQDWLDFQKQTFETDDAIDKYGKEYSKRIITDALALWPNRRTVD; from the coding sequence ATGAGAATTAAAAACTTTTTGTTAGTAATCACTTTTTTTAGTGTTGCCTTTTGTCCAGTAAAAAGTCAAGAAAAACCAAATGTTCTTTGGATTACTTGTGAGGACATTAGTCCTTATTTGGGATGTTACGGTTTTGAGCAAGCACAAACTCCAAATTTAGATAAATTGGCAGAGCAGGGTATTTGTTATACTCATGCCTTTGCAAATGCACCAGTTTGTGGTGTTGCACGTACAACGTTGCTTAATGGTATGTATGCACCAACTACAGGTACGCATAATTTTAGAACAAACACACAATTACCAGAAAGTGTACCTGCCTATCCTAAAATTTTAAAAGAAGCTGGTTATTACTGTACTAATAATTATAAAAAAGATTACAATTCTAGTTATCAAACTGATAAAAGCTTATGGAATGAGTCTAGTAAAAAAGCTCATTATAAAAACAGAAAAGAGGGAGAGCCTTTCTTTTCAGTTTTTAATATTACTACAACCCATGAAAGTCAATTAGCCGTAGATAAAATAAAAGACTATGTTGCAAATGGTGATATTCCTAAAACACCTAGAATTAACCCTTTGGATGTTAAATTACCTCCGTATCATCCTGATGTTCCTGAAATAAGAGAAGATTGGGCACGGTTTCATGACTTGATTACTTTAATGGATAAAAAAGTTGGACAGTTTTTACAGGAATTAAAGGATAATAATTTAGAAGATAATACTATTGTGTTTTTTTATTCCGATCATGGGGGAATGTTATCACGTTCTAAACGTTACCTATATAATGTAGGAACACAAGTGCCTTTTATAGTATATGTTCCAGAAAAATGGAGGCACTTAATAGCTTATGAACCTGGAAGTACCGAAGATGGTTTTGTTAGTTTTGTAGACTTTCCTAAAACGTTGCTATCTTTAGTTAATTGCAAAGTACCTGCTAAAATGCAAGGTAAAGTATTTTTAGGAAAAGATAAGGAGGCAAAACCTGAGTATGTACATTTTTATAGAGATCGAATGTCTGAACGTTACGATTTTAATAGAGCGGTAACTGATGGAGAATATTATTTTATTCAAAATTTTGTACCTCATAGACCAAGAGGACGTTCTACTCGCTATGGTTATAAAGTACAGCAGAATTGGAGAGCTAATGAAAGAAGCTTTGAAACAGGTAATTCAAATGCAGTACAATCTCAATTTTATCAACCAAAACAAACGGTAGAATTATTCAATACAAAAATAGATCCTTGGCATATTACAAATATTGCTGAAGAGAAAGAAAGTGCTAAAAATTTAGCTGAATTATCTCAAGAATTAGATAGATGGATGATAGAAATTAGAGATATTGGATTAATTCCAGAGCCTATGTTTCATGATTTAGTAGGTGAAGGTAAAAAGTATGCTACCATATATGAGTATGCGCAAAGTAATGATTATGAAATTGAAAGAATTTTACCAATTGCTAAATTTGCTGCTCAAGGAAAAATTGAACATAAAAAAGATTTTTTAACCTTCATTAAAGATTCAAATCCTATTGTTAGGTATTGGGGAGCTTACGGACTTTTTAGAATAGCTCAAGTTGATAAGGCTATTCAGAAAGAATTAATTCTATTGATAGAAAGTGATATAATTCCAGTAAATAGACTTATTGCTGCACAAGCGCTTGCAATGTCTGGAGCAAAGCAAAAGGCTTTTAACTATTTATACAAAGAAACTAAAAACGCACGAGATGGTTATGTGTTTTTATTTGGTTTAAACGCGTTACAATATTCACATACCGATGAATATTTAAAAAAACAAGATTGGTTAGATTTTCAAAAGCAAACTTTTGAAACGGATGATGCTATAGATAAATATGGAAAAGAGTATAGCAAACGTATTATTACAGATGCTTTAGCTTTATGGCCAAACAGGCGAACTGTTGATTAA